A single Opisthocomus hoazin isolate bOpiHoa1 chromosome 1, bOpiHoa1.hap1, whole genome shotgun sequence DNA region contains:
- the ACAT1 gene encoding acetyl-CoA acetyltransferase, mitochondrial yields MAAAAMLSWRRPAAELLRALKYTSRGYASQRTLNEVVIASAARTPIGSFQGSLSSLPATKLGSIAIKGAIDRAGIPAEEVKEAYMGNVLQAGQGQAPARQAVLGAGLPICTPTTTVNKVCASGMKSIMMAAQSLMCGSQDVMVAGGMESMSNVPYTMSRGSTPYGGVKMEDLIVKDGLTDVYNNIHMGNCAENTAKKFTISREEQDTYAIGSYTKSKTAWDSGILQNEIVPVTISKKGKPDTEVKEDEEYKRVDFSKVPKLKAVFQKENGTVTAANASTLNDGAAAVVLMTAEAAKRLKVKPLARIVAFADAAVDPIDFPIAPAYAVPKILSETGLKKEDIAMWEINEAFSVVVLANIKMLGIDPQKVNINGGAVSLGHPIGMSGARIVVHMAHALKQGQYGLAGICNGGGGASAILIEKL; encoded by the exons atggcggcggcggcgatgcTGAGCTGGCGGCGCCCGGCCGCGGAGCTGCTGCGG GCTTTGAAGTATACAAGCCGTGGCTATGCGTCACAGCGTACTTTGAAT GAGGTGGTGATAGCAAGTGCTGCAAGGACACCAATTGGTTCTTTCCAGGGATCTCTTTCATCATTGCCAGCCACTAAGCTTGGTTCCATTGCAATTAAGGGAGCAATTGACAGAGCAg GTATCCCTGCAGAAGAAGTGAAAGAAGCATATATGGGTAATGTCTTGCAGGCTGGACAAGGACAAGCTCCAGCAAGACAAGCAGTCCTGGGTGCAG GTCTACCAATCTGCACTCCTACTACAACTGTCAATAAAGTCTGTGCTTCAGGAATGAAGTCGATCATGATGGCAGCACAAAGCCTGATGTGTGGGAGCCAG GATGTAATGGTTGCTGGTGGAATGGAGAGCATGTCTAACGTTCCCTATACAATGAGCAGAGGATCAACACCTTACGGAGGAGTAAAGATGGAAGACCTGATAGTAAAAGATGGGCTGACGGATGTTTATAACAATATCCATATG GGCAACTGTGCTGAGAATACTGCGAAAAAGTTCACTATTTCACGAGAGGAACAAGACACTTACGCCATAGGCTCTTACACTAAGAGCAAAACCGCCTGGGATTCAGGAATACTGCAAAATGAAATAGTTCCTGTCACTATTTCAAAAAAAG GGAAGCCAGATACAGAAGTGAAAGAAGATGAAGAATACAAACGTGTTGATTTTAGTAAAGTTCCAAAGCTGAAAGctgttttccaaaaagaaaatg GAACGGTTACAGCTGCCAACGCCAGTACGCTGAATGACggagcagctgctgtggtgctgATGACTGCAGAGGCAGCCAAGAGACTGAAAGTCAAACCATTGGCGCGGATAGTag CTTTTGCAGATGCTGCTGTTGATCCTATTGACTTCCCCATTGCACCTGCATATGCTGTTCCCAAG ATCCTAAGTGAGACCGGCCTGAAAAAAGAAGATATTGCAATGTGGGAAATCAATGAGGCTTTCAGTGTTGTGGTGCTGGCCAATATTAAAATGTTGGGTATTGATCCACAAAAAGTAAACATTAACGGAGGTGCTGTCTCTCTTGGACATCCAATAGG